The following coding sequences lie in one Apium graveolens cultivar Ventura chromosome 1, ASM990537v1, whole genome shotgun sequence genomic window:
- the LOC141664847 gene encoding uncharacterized protein LOC141664847, whose product MGDSTSLESMRKWVVEHKLRAVGSLWLTGIAGSIAYNWSQPGMKTSVKIIHARLHAQALTLAALAGAAVVEYYDHKTGAKAERYAKFLPPMDTFPSHKE is encoded by the exons ATGGGTGATTCAACATCTCTAGAATCCATGAGAAAGTGGGTCGTTGAGCACAAGCTTCGTGCTGTTG GGTCATTATGGTTAACTGGAATTGCGGGATCAATAGCTTACAATTGGTCTCAACCTGGTATGAAGACTAGTGTCAAGATTATTCATGCTAG GCTGCATGCCCAAGCCCTTACACTGGCTGCACTAGCAGGAGCTGCTGTGGTTGAGTACTACGATCACAAAACAGGAGCAAAGGCAGAACGATATGCGAAGTTCCTTCCTCCCATGGATACTTTTCCATCACACAAGGAATGA